From Heteronotia binoei isolate CCM8104 ecotype False Entrance Well chromosome 3, APGP_CSIRO_Hbin_v1, whole genome shotgun sequence, a single genomic window includes:
- the LOC132568204 gene encoding uncharacterized protein LOC132568204 — protein MASGGCPSDSGEGPSTSGKAKKRKHEVFFKDEWLSESQFKNWLRKKDSEIAECIWCHCWISVRYQGKDILTHHAKSMQHKEVEKQNILTPLVNKPDSSEVNQVIVAEVVEAYHGVMHHHSYASQGCTNKLLPRMLPDSGIAKKISCGWTKATNIVENILAPKSMELLLEDLDAAYFFSIGCDTSNKGNRKFFPVTVRYFSVTEGIKEGLLGFYNDDEETSEAIVAQLCSMLQDNGLSLDRVSSYVADHAAVNFGKHKSVFQKLKQLNKRLIDVGCKCHVLHNCLKMGKRALSFNVEVFVTQIYSEFSSSARSTDSLRAFFEFVDAEYKDLIQCGPPRWLSLMPAIETVLHCWSALRVYFLSCGEEECEKIVWEGFSPEEESSLPLCYTYFLYNLMALFNPIMKKLENTYVSCTELHRILDDLHEKLKQRRRKQFYGRSATAILVNLSASQRETFQREADQAFSRCIDYLEKWYDFDMSIFKDMALLSLDSPVMWDQLDNLVNALNFDPDIIDTDKIFDDFCIVSKCQEEISSQEQNIDQRWVKMFRRIRGSGDSHLLKLVSFALSVPVSNAYSEKVSSLMMHLWSKERNQLSDSLVKAELQVKLNFRMSCEEFCNFIKSRPELLKAARRQDKYYFPSRKQKAV, from the coding sequence ATGGCAAGTGGAGGATGTCCATCGGACAGTGGAGAAGGTCCTTCTACCAGTGGCAAAGCAAAAAAGAGAAAACACGAAGTGTTTTTTAAAGACGAGTGGCTGAGCGAAAGCCAATTCAAAAACTGGCTTCGTAAAAAAGACTCAGAAATAGCAGAATGCATTTGGTGCCACTGCTGGATATCTGTGCGTTATCAGGGGAAAGATATCCTTACACACCATGCAAAATCTATGCAACACAAAGAGGTGGAGAAACAGAATATACTGACACCACTAGTGAACAAACCAGATTCCTCAGAAGTGAATCAAGTTATTGTAGCGGAAGTGGTAGAAGCGTACCATGGTGTTATGCACCATCATAGTTATGCAAGTCAAGGCTGCACAAATAAACTGCTGCCAAGAATGTTGCCTGATTCTGGCATAGCAAAAAAGATATCTTGTGGATGGACAAAAGCTACCAACATAGTGGAGAACATTTTGGCACCCAAATCCATGGAATTGTTGCTGGAGGATTTGGATGCAGCATACTTTTTCTCAATAGGATGTGACACCTCCAATAAGGGAAACAGGAAATTCTTTCCTGTGACTGTTCGTTACTTTTCTGTAACTGAGGGAATTAAAGAAGGATTGCTTGGCTTCTATAATGACGACGAGGAGACCAGTGAGGCAATTGTAGCACAACTTTGCAGTATGCTACAGGACAATGGTCTTAGTTTGGACAGAGTGTCATCTTATGTTGCTGACCATGCTGCAGTGAATTTTGGAAAACACAAGTCAGTGTTTCAAAAACTTAAGCAGCTTAACAAGCGACTGATAGATGTGGGTTGCAAATGCCATGTACTTCACAATTGCCTTAAAATGGGGAAGAGAGCGCTGAGTTTTAATGTAGAAGTCTTTGTCACACAAATATACAGCGAGTTCTCAAGCTCAGCCAGAAGTACAGACTCCCTGAGAGCCTTCTTTGAGTTTGTAGATGCAGAGTAtaaagatctgattcagtgtgGTCCACCACGGTGGTTGTCACTTATGCCTGCTATTGAAACGGTACTTCATTGCTGGTCTGCACTGAGGGTGTACTTCCTGTCATGTGGGGAAGAAGAATGTGAAAAAATTGTGTGGGAAGGATTCAGTCCAGAAGAGGAGTCATCTCTTCCTCTGTGTTATACGTACTTCTTATACAATTTGATGGCATTGTTCAATCCCATCATGAAAAAACTGGAAAATACCTATGTTAGCTGCACAGAACTCCACAGAATCCTGGATGACCTTCATGAAAAACTTAAGCAGAGGAGACGGAAACAGTTCTATGGAAGATCTGCTACAGCCATTCTGGTCAACCTCTCTGCATCTCAAAGGGAAACATTCCAAAGAGAAGCAGATCAGGCATTCTCAAGGTGCATTGACTACCTTGAGAAATGGTATGATTTTGATATGTCAATTTTCAAAGACATGGCATTGCTCTCACTTGATAGTCCTGTGATGTGGGATCAATTAGACAATCTTGTCAACGCTCTTAATTTTGACCCTGATATAATAGACACTGATAAGATATTTGATGATTTCTGCATTGTATCAAAATGCCAAGAAGAGATTTCCTCACAGGAACAGAATATAGACCAGAGATGGGTAAAGATGTTCAGGCGCATTCGAGGCAGTGGTGACAGCCATCTGTTAAAGTTGGTCTCTTTTGCACTGTCTGTCCCTGTATCCAATGCCTATTCTGAGAAAGTCTCCAGCTTAATGATGCACCTCTGGAGCAAAGAAAGGAACCAGCTGAGTGATAGTCTTGTCAAAGCTGAACTCCAGGTGAAACTGAATTTCAGGATGTCCTGTGAAGAATTCTGCAACTTTATAAAGTCAAGACCAGAGTTGCTGAAAGCAGCAAGAAGGCAAGATAAATATTACTTTCCTTCTCGAAAGCAGAAAGCTGTATAA